The following proteins are co-located in the Bos indicus isolate NIAB-ARS_2022 breed Sahiwal x Tharparkar chromosome 8, NIAB-ARS_B.indTharparkar_mat_pri_1.0, whole genome shotgun sequence genome:
- the LOC109563088 gene encoding testis-expressed protein 10-like isoform X4, giving the protein MVSLANASTLQKDSSWIERIRKFVTETLEDGSRLNSKQLNRLLGVSWRLMQIQPNREATESLIKAVYTLYQQRSLLIPVRTLLLKFFSKIYQKEELRAYRIRYRSKVLSRWLAGLPLQLAHLSSRNPELSTQLIDIIHTAAARANKELLKSLKVTALQIYDPQEGTVVVLPAESQQLLVQLVYFLPSLPADLLSRLSRCCIMGRLSADLAAMLIGILHMRSSFSGWKSSVKEQNGSVQLNISNVDYFSFLFSTLTGFSKEELTWLQSLRGVPHVIQTQLSPVLLYLTDLDQFLHHWDVTETVCHSLLVVPVRSQSFDVLQTAISKHLQAAKPSDGAM; this is encoded by the exons ATGGTCTCCCTGGCAAATGCCTCAACTTTGCAGAAGGATTCCAGTTGGATAGAAAGGATAAGGAAATTTGTAACAGAAACCCTTGAAGATGGCTCTAGGCTAAATAGTAAGCAGCTGAACAGATTGCTTGGAGTCTCCTGGAGGTTAATGCAGATACAGCCAAACAGAG aGGCTACAGAGTCTCTCATAAAGGCAGTTTATACATTGTATCAGCAGAGAAGCCTTCTCATTCCAGTTCGGACTTTGTTACTGAAGTTTTTCAGTAAAATCTATCAAAAAGAAGAACTGAGAGCTTACAGAATCCG ATACCGTAGTAAAGTGTTATCACGTTGGTTGGCTGGTTTACCACTGCAGCTTGCTCATCTCAGCTCCCGAAACCCTGAACTTTCAACACAGCTTATTGACATTATCCATACTGCTGCAGCCCGAGCAAATAAAGAGCTGCTCAAAAGTTTAAAAGTTACTGCTCTCCAAATCTATG ATCCACAAGAAGGCACTGTGGTGGTTCTCCCAGCAGAGTCTCAGCAGCTTTTGGTCCAGCTTGTGTATTTTCTACCCAGTCTGCCTGCTGACTTGCTTTCACGGTTAAGTCGCTGCTGTATTATGGGAAGACTCAGTGCAGATTTGGCTGCCATGCTTATCGGGATACTGCACATGAG ATCGTCATTTTCTGGATGGAAGTCTTCAGTGAAAGAACAGAATGGAAGTGTTCAGTTAAACATCAGTAATGTGGACTATTTCAGCTTCTTATTTTCAACACTTACAG GGTTTTCAAAAGAGGAACTGACTTGGCTTCAGAGCCTTCGAGGAGTGCCTCATGTCATCCAGACGCAGCTTTCCCCTGTGCTACTTTACCTCACTGACTTGGATCAGTTTTTACACCATTGGGACGTAACAGAG ACAGTCTGTCACAGTTTATTGGTTGTCCCTGTCCGAAGCCAAAGCTTTGACGTCCTGCAGACTGCCATCAGTAAGCATTTg